The Candidatus Methylomirabilis sp. sequence ACCCGCTCCAGCTCCACCGCGAGCTCGACTGGGTCATCAAGCACGGGCTCATCACCTCCTACATCACCCGCAAGGGCTGCTCCTTCGACGACCAGCGCGTCTTCATGCTGGACCTGCAGTACCATGACATCAAGCGGACCCGTGGGCTGTACTACCTTATGTTGCATGACGGACTGATCGATCGGGTGATTACAGAGGACGAGATCGAAGCGGCCATGACGACGCCGCCGCAGACGACCAGAGCCAAGGTACGAAGCGACTTTATCAAGTACGCGAATGAGAAGAACAAGTCGTACGATGTGGGTTGGAGCTACCTGAAGCTGAACGATCGGTATCAGCGCACGATCCTCTGCAAGGATCCGTTCAAGCCATGGGATCCGCGCGTGGATGAACTGATCGGTTTGTCGTAGGGGCCGTGCGTGGGGGCGCAGCGTTCAGCGGTCAGCCCTTCCGCACGTTTCGGTGTAGGCACTGATAGCTGATAACTGAACGCGTACAGCGGTACGAAGAGAGAGGGGTGGCAGCCGCCATCCCTCCTATTTTTACGGCCACGAGGTGGACGTGGATTGTTTGAAAGGAGTGATCGAGTGAAGGTAGAGCTCAGGACAGAGGAACTACTTTCTTATGAAGGAGATGCGCTGATCGTGAATCTCTTCGAGGGGGTGGAGCACCCAGGCGGGGCGACTGGGGCAGTGGACCAGGCGCTCGGGGGATCGATCGCCTCCGCCATCCGCCAGCAGGAGTTCAAAGGTAAACTGCATGAGCGGCTCCTAC is a genomic window containing:
- a CDS encoding proteasome accessory factor PafA2 family protein, whose amino-acid sequence is PLQLHRELDWVIKHGLITSYITRKGCSFDDQRVFMLDLQYHDIKRTRGLYYLMLHDGLIDRVITEDEIEAAMTTPPQTTRAKVRSDFIKYANEKNKSYDVGWSYLKLNDRYQRTILCKDPFKPWDPRVDELIGLS